Part of the Geodermatophilus obscurus DSM 43160 genome is shown below.
CCCACCGCGAGGACCTCCTGGGACGACACAGGCGACCAGCGCGCCAGAGCCAGCGCCGCCGTCACGTGTCGGACAGCGCTCCTCTCGGAGACGACTGAGCCGGCCTTCCCTGGGCCGAGGGCCGCCGCCGCCTGGCGACGCCGGCCGCTGCGGGCCTCGGTGAGGTCACGGGCGTTCGCAGTTCAGCGCGCCCATCGCCCGGTTCGGGTTGATGCACCGGTCCCAGCCGTCCCCGCCGTCGTTGGTGTTGGTGCCGGGCCCCCCATCGAGCCGGTCGTCGTGGTCGCCACCCTCGAGCTGGTCGTTCCCGTACTCGCCGAAGAGCCGGTCGTTGCCCCCGTTGGGATTCGACTCGCGCAGCATGTCGTCGTCCGGGCCGCCGTACATGACGTCGTTGCCCTCGAGGCCGTTGAGGTCGTCGGCTCCTGGGCCGCCGTGGATCTCGTCCCCACCTGAACCACCCTCGAGTTCGTCCCGGCCCTCCTGACCACGGAGCCAGTCGCCGCGCTCCTCCCCTCGGACCTGGTCGACATCGAACGCACCGGCCCCGCTGGGCCCCGCGTAGATGGTGTCCCGACCAGGCCGTGGCCGGGTGCTGGAGTCCCCGTAGTCGCCACAGATGACGTCCGGGCCGTCCAGTCCGCGGATGGTGTCGTTCCCGCCCAGCCCGATCATCACGTCTCGACCGTTGGTCCCGACGAGTGTGTCGTTCCTCTCCGTGCCGATGTGCGTCGGCGTCAGGTTCAGGCAGGTCACCTGCTGCGCCTGAGCGGCCACGGGGCTGACGAGGCCGGCCGAGGCCACCACGGCTACGACGACGGCCGGCCGGATTGCACGCCGAGTCCGTCCCCGCACGGGTTGGCATCCGTACATGACGACTCCCTTCCTGGACACGTCCACCGCGAGGTTCGCGGATGGGCTCCTCCGGAGGGGGCTCCTCGTAGCTCTTCGACGGGGCTGCCAGGACCCCTCTGGAGACGACGCTGCGACCCGTCCGGTGCCGGGACCCAGGGCGTGCCCCGCGCGTGCGGATGGGTGCCAGAGGGGTCCCTCCGGGTGTGCCATCGAGATCGTCGCGGACGGGTCTTCCGGACGATGCTCCCGCGATGCCGTCACCGCAGCGTCACGGATCCGCCAACAGGCGGCCTCGAGGAACGGGGCGGTGGCCTCGTGCCAGGCGCACGAGGACCGTGGGCGCGCCCGGCAGGGATCGAACCTGCGACCAAGTGCTTAGAAGGCACCTGCAAGATCACGGGGACAAACACGCAGGTGGGGTGGGGTGGCGGGTGGAGTTCACTGCCCCCGGACGCCCACAATTACCTGCTCTCTGGGCACCTTCATTCACCCCACTGCACCAATTCGTCAACCGTGGTGTGCCCTCACTCTGTGCCCGCCACCGTTAACGGCTGGGTTGAGGACCAACGCCTCTTGCACGCTGCATGGTTATGCAGCTACGCGCATACGCGCGCGCTCACAAAGCGCACGGAACCTTGGAGAAGTGAAAGGGTAGCGGGCCTTTATCACCGTGGTGATCTTGAAAAGGGTGGGCAGAGGGATCTCCACCCCACCCCGCTGCGGACCGTGACCGAATCGAGGAGTCTCCCGGCATGACCATCCGGCGGTTCACCGATGCCGACCGGCAGGACATCCGCGACGCGGCCGAGGAGCGTCGGGTCCTGGACGAGCTGTACCGGAAGGACTGGGCGCGGACGATCTCGTCTGAAGAGACGGACGAGCGGATCGCGTACCACTGGGAGATCATGGGCACTCTGCAGATCGACCCGTACCGGCGCAGCTAGTACCGCGTCAGGCAACCTCCGCCCTGAAGGCGGCTTTAGAACAGTGCGCCCTGAGCCGGGCCCGGGGCGTATGTGGCCCCGCGATTCGTCCCACTCGGATCCCCGCCAGTTCCCCATAGGCGTACGGTTCAGTTAGAGGCTGCCCGGACCGGCATGTACGGAGGGTCGAATCTGTGAACACATCCCTACCCATTAGCGTCGTTGCCGTGGTCGTGTCATTTGCTGCTCTCATTTCGTCAATCTTCCTAGGAATCCGCCAGCAAAGGATGTCACGACAGGCGTATCATGTATCCGCCTTCCTTCAACTTATGTCTGAATTTCGGGACCCGGCATTTCACGACGACTACAACTACGTCGTCTCGAGGCTCGCCAAGGAACACTCCTCGGAGCTGGGCGTCTTCGACCTGCCGGATCCCGCAAGGACGGCCGTGATCAAGATTGCCTACTTTTTTCAGAACGCGGTCACTTTTGTGGCGTTCGGCCTCCTCGACGAGCGAAAGGTTATAGCTTTCCTGCACGTGCGCCTATACAGCGTCTGGGAGGCGATAGCAGAATACGTCGAGGTTGAGCGGAAACGAAATGCGACCGTGGGCAGGTACTGGCTCAGTCGGCTGGAGACATATGCAGCGGCGGCCCGGTCGATCACCGCCGACGAGGCACTTAAGCAGGGTTTCGTCGCGGTGAAGGCTCGCGGCCCCGATTCTGGCGGTGGGGACCCAGTAAAAGAGAGAACGTGAACGGCACTTGGAGAGTGCTAGCCACTCGCTGAGAAAGTGCGCAGTCCGGGAGGCGGCTATCTCTCGGGCACTAGGCGGCATGCGGGAGCGCCCCTATTCAACACCGTCGATCAAGGTTATTGTCCGGCGTGACGCAGTCATGGGTTCCGCTGTGGGGTGTCCCTTAGTAAGCCGCTCAGGGCGGGGGTGGGCAGCCCGCGCGGAACTAGCTGGCCGCGCTGCTCACGCCTGCCTCAGCGGGTCCGGCGACCAGCCCATGCGGCGGACGCAGCGTGTCAGCCGGTGGGCGTCCTCCCTTCGGTCCAGCACACGGAACTTGACCGGCCCCCGCAGGCTCACGGCGACCTCCCGTCGGTTCTGCCGGAGCAGGGCCAGCAGCTCGGTCAGCGGGTCGTCCGGCTCCCGGTAGTCATGCGCGAGGTCGGGGACCGGTCAGCCGGCACCGTCGTGTCGTAGGTGTCCGCCCCCTCAGTCGAGCTGCCGCCGCCAAATCCCTGTGGCACTCTTCCCACGCGGCGTCATCACGACTAACGAGGTCCGCCACGAGCCCCTTCGCTCCCCGCGCCAAATGCCGCTCGGAAGTCATCCGTTGCCGGGGCCGTGCGCGGCCAAGATGGACCCGAGTCGATCCGACTCCTCGCGAGTGGGCGTGAATTCAACGCGTTTGCCGTCCACCACGACAAGAACCTTGGGTTGCGCGCGCTGCCTGGACTTCCGTCGGAAGGCGAGGTAACTCGTTATGGCAGCAAGGATGGGGGGTACTGCTGCGGCCCCGACGAACCACATTTCGGATGACATCTCACCCCTCCTTCACGCGTGAGGCTGCGTACATAGAGAAGCCACCGGTGAGTACCGTAAGTCCGAACATGATGGTACTTGAAACGGCGATGGCGTAGTGATCTGGGTCTGCGTCAGTAGCAGTAGCGCCTGATATCTCTGCGGCAGTCAACGCATCACTCAAGTCCGCATACCATAAAGATGCGATTACCAATTCAGCGCCACACGCAAAGCTGAGGACTAAGAAGAACATGACATCTGGACTGCGACTCAGTCCTAGGATAAGTTCTCCAAGTACGCCCGCAGCTATCACTGCGCTGATTATCAGGAGTTCGCCGTTGCCACAGACGGCCGTGAAGGTTGGGCCACCGGGCGAATTTATTCCTTTGATAGCCTGTATAGCGAGAGGCAACAATGAAGCGACACATCCGAAGAGGACCCACATCACCAGACGTATCCAGTGATCGCGCGTCCACCACCGGCCAGTGGAAGTTCGTTCGGCCATCAGCCTGCCTTGCCATGACGAACGGCGCGACAAGCTGGACTTCTTCGCTTATTACCTGAACGCACGACAGATCTTCCCCCGCCTCTGATGCTGTCAAGCGCTTCACGCCATTAGATTAAGGGGCTACAGAGCGCTGCGACTCGGCCAACGAGTCACTCGATAAGTCTATGTATGCGTGTCGCTACTGATGGTATGACAAACGTAACGAGAATCGTCTAGACGTCCTAGACGTCTAGTGGTAGACGTCACGATTTTTAGCGCAGCCCCGCGTCGGGCTCATCGTCAACATTAACCTGTGCAGTCAGGTTGTGTGCGAAGGCAGGGAACCCTGTCCTAGGAGGCGACTGGCGGAGTAAACCCTTCATATGCTCCCTTAGCGCTTTTCCTCGTCGCCCGGAGAGCAAGGACTCGATTGGGCATCTGACTTCACGGGCAGGGGCCCGCCATAAGTTACCCGAGTCAAGGTCTATCGGGCTCCAACACGCCCAGCCCGCCCTTAACTCTCCGAAGGCGACGGTTCGCATTGCGACGCCATCGCCGATCCAATGCGTCCGTAAAGACAAGTATCGGTTGTTCGATAGCGTACTGAACTGTGGCGTCGTATCCCGTTTCTCCGTTCACGACAGGCGTGCGAGCTATTTCATGCCTCATCTTCGCGATGGCTCGAGTGTTGGGCGGTAACTCGTCTAGGGTTAGCACTTCGTATATTTCTGGGCCTACACCCGCGCCGAAGCGCCTAAAAGGCGTTGCGGAAGCCGGCTTGGCTTGCCCCGCCTATAGGTGGCATTGGTGAGGCGGTCGTGGCGCGGCGCGCCAACCCGGCTGGCGTAACCTCGCGACGACTTCTAGGCCATGAGGGGCCATGCTGCTGTGGGCTAGCGCGGCCAAAAATTTGAACGGGCGGCACCACTAATTGGATTTCGAAGGCAGGACTCTCGGACCGGTTCGACACACGTATGACAGCGGATAGAGCTAGGACAACCTCTCCTTCAGCTCCAAACTTCGCCTCAGGGGCCTTCTCCACCGAGAGCCATGCTGAAATCCGAGATGCCTGGTCACGCTCTTTGTCGCGGACGCTTCGTTGATACGAAAGGGCGGCCAGCATCACGGACGTGGACATGAAGGCGATTCCAACCCAAGTCGGGACGTTTCCCCCGTCGAGGCCTGTCACATCAGCTCCCTGAGCGTAGGAAGGTGGCTGCCGAGCAATCTGCGCTACCGCAGCCTCGGGGGGAGCGAGCCCCAGTGTCTTCATAACGCCAGGGACACCGACCTAGCCCTGTCGACTTGTGCAGTCGGCTTGTCTGCCGAACTCGGAGACCTCCTCGCAGGTGATCACCCGCTCGCGCGCCGGGATCGCCGCGCACAGGCAGTTCAGCAGCGAGACATGTACGCGAAGGCATGAGGCACAGCACGTGGCGGCCATGGCTAGGTCAAAGGTGCCTGCTTCGATCTTGGGGCCGGGCGGCGGCTGCCGGGCGGCGGCTGCCGGGCAACGCGTCACCGGGCCGAGGGGCGTCCGCGCCGCGAGGATCGGTGCATGGCGCACCAGACGGATCTGGATGACAACTGGCCCCCTTCGCACCTTGTCGAGTACCTGCGCGCCGCACCCGCAGATGGGCCGCCTGTGGCTGTCCTGCCGCGTCCCCGCCGCTTGGCAGGGGGCGGCGACGGGCTGGCGTACCTGGATTGGGACGAGCAGCTCGTCCGGGGGGTCAAGGCACGAGGTGGAGCGGTCGGCTTCGGCGGACGAGAGGAGCGGGACCTACCGAACAAGGCCGAGTTCGGCGGGGGCGCAGACGCCGTGGCCGAGTTCGCGCTGGCCATCCTCACCAACGCGAGCTGGGACGCCATCAAGCTGACGTTGCAGAACGCCGCGTGGCTCCTTCGCCGCCAACTGCAGCCAGCGCTTGACCGGGGCGAAGCGGTGGAGGCCCGCATCGGTATCGCCCGACTGACAGGCGACAGCGTCGAAGGGCTCGTTGTCCACGCGCCAACCCCTGAGGGGGCTAGCGAGGCGGCCGAGCGTGTCATCCGCGCCTGGTTCGACGCACGCCGGGATGCGGCTGACTGACTGCGCGGCTCCCGGCTCCCTCGCAGGAACTTATGACGGGCCTCACATCTACGGACGGGATGCTCGGCGCGGCGAACGAGTCGGCCGGGTCGTTCGCGGGGCGAGAGAAGGGTGAACGAGAGTGGATGACTGGACGCGGGCGCAGATTCGCGCCGAGGAAGACATGCGCGACGAGATGCGCAAACGGGCCGAAGAAGAGCGAGCACGGACGCTGGCCCGGGTCGCCATGGAGCAAGAGGCCGCGCGTGTACAGGAAGCGGCAGAAGCCAGGCGGCGGGCCGAGGACATGGCCCGCCGTCACCAGAACATGGCGGACGGGTATCGCAGGAACTGGTGAGTCGTGGCTTAGTTGAGAGCTGAGGGGAGCCTCCACATTAGAGGCTCCCCTCAGCCCGCTCCAGACCCGCGCCACACCTTGGCCGCCCTTAGCGTCCTGGCCCGCATCCTTAACTTCGCGACGGTGGTGTGGGCGGACGGCTAGGTACTGGCATCGACCTCGGGTGCAGTCGGCTGTCGCCTGCGTGGCAGCCGCACGCGCTGCCGCCACCGCCGCCGAGCCTCCTGCGGGTCATCCACCACCCGCTCGCGCGTGATCCGTTCCAGCATGTCCAGCGCCTTGCCGTACCCGGCGGCCCGCTGCAACGCGGGGCCAGCGGCTTCCACGTCGGCCCGCTTCCCGTTGGCCTTGGCGCTGTTCAGGATCGGGGGCAGCTGCTTGGGGATCTCTTCCATCAGCTCGGACATGCGAGTGACGTAGGCCAGCACGGGTGGGTCCCGAAGAACGAGCCGGGCGGTCAGCAACGCGCGGCTGTGCGCCCTGTCGAGTGGGCCGTGCCCGTCTACCGCCGGGCTGTTACCGAAGGCCACGGCGTCCACAGCCACCATGGCCCGCAAGATCACCGCGTCGAGGCTGGCCTTGTACTCCCGGCCGGTGGCCAGCACCTCGGCCAGTGCCTCACGCTGCTCCACCCGGCGGTCCTCGTGCCGGTCCAGGCGGCGCTGTTCCGCAGCGTGCCGCTGGTTCAAACGCACGCCCAGCAGTGCGAAGCCACCGGCCAGGACGGCGGTGACAATGCCCAGCCACCACGGCGCTGACCCACTCCCGCCGTCGGCTGCCGCAGACCAGAACGCCAGCGCTCCCCCGTTGTTCACGGCCGCCGACCCTACGTGCGGTAGAAGTCCTCGCCGCCCTGCCCGTCCGGGGGACGCGGTGGACGTGCACCGCTGCCTACGCTCCCGTTGTGCCCTACCCGCCGCGTCCGCAGCTGAGGCCGCTGCCGGAGTTCGCCGGGACGGCCGCGCCGCGCCCGGACCCGGCCGTGCAGGCACGCGTCGAGCGGTTCGTCCTCGACGGGTACGCGGGTGGGCGCTCGCTGCACGAGCTGGCCGAGCTGACGGACCGCTCGCACTCGGCGGTCCGCAACATCCTGGACAAGCACGGCGTCCGGCGGCGGCCGACCGGCGCTGAGGCGATGCCCGCCAGTGCCTCCGCACGGCGGGACGGGCACGGGTAGCCGCCGGGACGCCGCCCCCGTAGAGAAGGGTGTGCGTAGTCCACACCGGCCTCACGCTTCGAAGAAGTCCTCGTCGATGCGCTTCAGGTGGTACGTCTCCTCGATTGACACCCCAACGTTGCGGTCCACCATCAGCCGTGACAGCTCCCGACCGTCGATAAGGACCAGCCGCATGCCCACCCGGTCCGCGTAGGCCCTCGCGTCCGGGGTGAAGGAGCTGGTGGTGATGAAGACGCCACGGTTGGCCTGAGCGCCGGTCAGGGCCCCGACGAAGGCCTGGATGTCCGGGCGGCCCACCTTGCGGTCTACCGCATAGCGCTTGGCCTGCACGTAGACGACGTCCAGCCCGAGGGCGTCCTGCCGGATAACGCCGTCCAGCCCTTCGTCGCCGGGGCCGCCAAGGTGTTCAGTGGTGGCCTGCAAGCCGCCGTAGCCCAGGGCGGAGAGCAGCTTCAGGACCACCCGCTCCAGAAAGTCCGGGGGCTGGGCGACGATGCGGGCCAGCAGTTCGGCGGCCACGGACCCGTTGGCGCGGTCCACCAGCGCCTGCATCGCGTCCACAGGCGACGACTCGCTCAGGGTGTCGTCCACCTTCGACCCGTTGTCGGTGGAGTCGCCGCCTGCCTCCCGCTTTCTGCCCTTGAACTCCAAGAACTCGTCGAACTGGCGCAGGGTGTCCAGGCTGACCGGCCCAGCCCCAGAGCGCAGGACGTCGGCCCCCCTCTGACTGATCCGCGCCGCGCCCCGTCCTGGGCGTTCCAGCAGCCCTGCCTGGAAGAGGTACGTCACCGCCCAATACGTCCGGTCGAGGTTGCGGGACCGCTTGGCGCTAGGGGTCACCTCGCGCATGTCGTCGCTGGTCAGGCCCAGGACACTCGCCGCCTCTGCCGCCAGGTCGGCTACCCGATGCTCGTTCCCGTCGGAGGTGGCCCGAAGGACCGGGTCGAGGTAGCGGTGAAACGGCGGAACGGCCATGTGCCGAAACTTACTTGGCTGGTCCCTCGGCGCTTGGGACCGCCAGCCAGGCTGACGAAGGCAGCGAGCGCCGTTCTACTCGACGGGCCCGCAGGCCACGTGGTCGGCAAAGTCGTCAACCAGGGCTGTGAGCTGCGCCAATGCTGCCGTGGAGACGATGCAGCCGGGTGCCCGATCTGCCTGTGTCGCTGGCAGAGGGACTGCCGGGACGCGCTGACCTGGCCAGGAGGAGAGCGATCACCTTGCAGGTAGGGAGCCCCAAGGACGGCTCAGGGACAGGATCCGGGCCTCTGCTCGCCATCACCGCAGGTCAATCCGCGCATATCGGACTTTGCCGACCCCCTGAGGTGCGCCGGAGTCGCCCGAGGGGGACCAGTTCTCGGATGACAACACCCGCTCTGCCGAGGGCAAGGCAGCCATAGCCCAGAACAGCAGGGCGTTAATCGAATCATCGAACTGTCGAGTCATCTGGTCAGGGGTACCGGCTCCAGCCCCGTGCGCGCCACTCGCCAAGGTACGGGCGCTCCGCGCCGGTGTGTTGCCGGACCCAGGCGTGCATGGCGAGGACCGGCTCGTGCGCGAGCCGTACGAGCTGGAGCTGCTGCTGCGCGTCTTCGAGGACGTCGGCGCGCAGCACCTGCTGACCAGCGAGGGCGTGCTGCACGCCCGCATCCGCGCCAGCATCGCCGCCGAGGAGATCCGCAAGAGGAAGGCCCGGCACAAGCGAAAGCAGGAGGACATCGCCAAGGACGGTCGGTGGGGCAGCGGGTTCCGCCCGTTCGGGTACTCCGTCGAGCACCGGCCGGGCGACCGGAAAGCGTCCAACTTCGGGCACGTCCTGGTGATCAAGGAGGCGAAGGCGGCGCTGCTGTGCAACGCCGCGCGCCGGATCATCGAATCGGGAGCGTCGGCCGAGAGCATCGCGCAAGAGTGGAACGCCGACGGGGTGACCACGGTGACCGGCCGCCGCTGGCGGGGGAAGAGCCTGCGCCGGATCATCACCGCGCCCAGCATCGCCGGTCGGCGGGTGCACCACGGCGAGGAGGTGGCCGCGCTGCGGGCTGAAGCTGCCGCCCTGACCCGCCGTCTGGATCAGGCGCGGGACCGGCTGGACCGTGGCGTGCTTGATGAGGAGGACTACGTCGCGACCAAGTGGACCATCCGAGCCGAGCAGGGCGTCGTCCAACGCAAGATCACCAGCGCCGCCCGGACCTCCCAGCTGGTCCAGCTGGCGTCTGCGGCGGATCCGGTGGCCGCCTGGCGGGGGCTGGACCTGGCGGCGAGGCGGGCGGTGATCGACGCTTTGGCGACCGTCACTCTGCTTCCCGGACGCTTCGGGAAATTCGATCCCGGCACCGTTCGAATCGAATGGCGCGTGTAGAAGTCGATCGTTACGCGGCGGTTGCCCCGCCCTGTGTACGCATGTAAAGTACACACCAGCACGCGTCCCGGACTTGCGGAGTCGACAATCTGTCCTCCCAGCCGACAGGCGAGCTTCCGCCGAGGGCGGATCGGAATCAGGAATCCCTGTGCCGATCCATGCCCTTCGGAGGTTCCTGTTGTCCGCGTCCACCTTCCAGCCGATTCACGCCGTCCTGCGCTCGCAGGGCAGAAGCATGGCCGCCGTCGCGCGGCTACTCGGCGTTGACTACCTGACGTTTCGGTCCGCGTGCTACGGGCTGTCGCGCCCTAGCGAGATCATCAGGGAGCGAACCCCTGCGCTGTTGGGGGTCGAGCTGGAGCGACTGTTCACCGAGGACAAGCTGGCCGAACCGAAGCGGTCCGAGGCGGTGGCTACCCGATGACCGCCGAAGAGGTCCGAGCTGTTGCTGCGCAGATCGCGGCGACGGCTCCAAAATTGACGCCCGCCCAAGCGGACCGGGTTCGCACGCTGTTGCGGGGCCCCAGGTGAGCGCGCCGGTGCTCGACGTCGAGGGGTCGATCCTCAGGTATCAAGATCACCTAGAGTCGCTGGTCGCCCTCTGCGCGCCGTGCCACGGGCGAATCGACACCCTCACCCGCACCGGCCGGTGCAAGCGGGACGAGGCGGAGAACTTCCTGCTCGACGTCATCGACCGCCACGGGCAGCTGCTGCTGGACAGGCGGGTGTTCGCCGCCGCCGACGCCGCCGGTATCGAGCGGTGGTCGCTGGTCGACACGCGCAAGCGGTGGAGCATCCGCACCCGGAAGTTCCACGGGGCCGACGGCCGCGCCGGATCGGTGTCGAACTGGCTCGTGCCCGAGCACCAAGTGCCCGCCCCAGACACAGAACGGGCGAGGTCTCGTGAAGGGCTACTCAAACGCGACCTCGGCCATTCCGACCTGTTTTCCGAACCGCCGAGCGAACTCGACTGTTGCCGTCCCTCGCCGAGAAGAAGGACGTGATGACAGTACCGCGTAACTCGAAAGTGCTGCACTCGGGTGACCTGCTGAACGTGCGGTTCCCGGTGCCGACGGCACACGACGGCTACCTCCATAACGCCCTCTTCTACGCGGCGTGTGGTCTGCGGGTGATCCCCGTCCGGCCGGGCACGAAGGCGTCGCACTCCGGTCTGCTTGGCACGGGGTGGTCGCTGGAGGAGAAGGCCAGCAACGACCCGGAACAGATCACGAAGTGGTGGACCGACGAGCCGTTCGCCAACATCGGGATACCGCAAGGTCGGATCAATCAGACCGGCGTCATCGACCACGATCGCAAGCACGGCGAGCGCCCTCGGCTGCAGCTCGCCGCGCACCTGCGCACCGTGGGGGTCGAGGTGTCGCGCGGGATCGTGGTCCGCACCCCGTTCGGCGAGCACGAGTGGTACCTACTGCCGCGCGGTGGCCAGTCGGGGACGACGTGCCACCCCTACGTCCCTGGTGTGGATCTACAGCTCGACGGGACGTACGTGCTCGCTCCACCGAGTCAGGTCCGACCGTCGCTGTACGCGACCGCGTCCATAGACCCGAAGGACGGCAAGCCCTCGCGCAACCGGAAGGTCCGGGACCGTGAGCGGGCCGAGACGGACGCGGTCTGGCTGCCCTACCTCTTCACGAAGCCGACGACGCCGGTGTGGATGGACACGCCCCAGACGACGCGGACGGACGGCGGTGTGACGTTCGCCGAGATGTTCGGCAACGACCCGCCCGCGCTGTCCGCCGACGACCTCTGGCGGCCGACGGTGGCTGACTTCCTCGGCGCTCTGGGTGGTGCTGTGCTGCCTCGCGCGCTGCTCGCCGACTCACTCACCCGGCCAGGAGCGGGATCGGCCAGCAGGGACCCGTTCGCAGCGCGGACGGCGGTGCCGGTGGAGGTCTACCTGCAGACCGGGATTCCGGTCGAGATGAATCAAGACGATGAACTCTTCCGGGTGGCCGCAAGCTGCGCCGGTCGCGGTCTGACGTGGGAAGCGACGTTCGAGGTGCTGCGCACCATCGCCGACCGCACGCCGCTCAAGATCGCCGACTACCCGTGGGACGACGGCGACCTGGAGAACAAGGCGCAGCGCGCCGTGTACGGCAAGGCCGCCCGCGACAAGAGGGACGCCGAGCGCGAAGCGGCCGAGGTCGCCCGACTGACCGAGATAGCGAAGGGCTGGACGTTGTGACCGCGACCGAACCGGACATCCGGGCCGTGCTGGCGCAAATCTCTGCGGGCATCGAGGCGACCGCCGACGAGGACGAGATTGAGGACGTGCCGCCACCGAAGTGGCCGGGCGGCATCTTGCAGCTGCAATCGTCCGAGACGGTCCGGCTGCGACCTCCCCCGACGTACCTCGTGCTGGACGCGCTGCCACGGGGGGTGGTGTTCCAGCTGGTCGGCCCCACCGACTCGTTCAAGAGCTTCGTGGGCCTGGACCTCGCGCTGTCGGTGGCCAACGGGATTCCGTGGATGGGTCACGGCTGCACGCAGCGCGGGCGGGTAGTCTACATCGCCAGCGAGGGCAGCGCCGACCTCGGCGTGAGGATCGACGCGTGGCTCGCCGCCCACCCGGACGAGGACGACGAGGATCTTGCCTGGTCGCTGGAGGTGGGGCTTAACCTGCTGGACGACGCCGTCGTCGCGGCCATCGTGGATAACCTCGCCGACGCCAACGTCGATCTCGTCATCTTCGACACGCAGCAGGACCACATGATCGGCGGGGACGAGAACTCCGCCAAGGACATCAACCGGCTGGTGGACGCGCTGCGGAAGATTCAGCGGGCCACCGGAGCCGTGGTCGGCATCGTCCATCACACGGGGTGGGACGACAGCCGCGAGCGCGGCTCGTCGGCGCAGCGCGGCAAGTTCGACGTGGTGCTACCGGTGGTCCGGCGGACGATCGCGTGCGTCAAGAACAAGTACGGGCCCCGCATGGAGAAGCTGCGCTTCCACATGGAGCCGCACGAGGCGTCGATCGTGCCGGTGCTGGACGTCGTGCCGCCCACGCTGTCCGACCTGCACACGGAGGTCGTGGCCGACCCGATCAAGGCGCTGCAGGACGTCGCGTACGACCTGGTGCTGAACAAGCCGGACTTCTACAACCGGTCGAGCCTGGCCAAAGCGACCGGCGGGAGGTTCGTCGTGGCGGGCCAGGCAGTCAAGGAGATGGTCTACCCGCCACCGGGCGGTGAGGTCCAGCTCGTCGAGGTGAAGGTGCCCGACGTGGACAAGAGCGGGAAGCCGTACCAGGCCACCCGGTTGCGCGTGCGCGATGACTACGACCTGAAGCGGTGACCGAACTATGTCAGGACATAGGCAAGTTCTCCGTGGGAAACCTGCGGGGTCCAACGTTCCCAGGCGTACGGACAGGAAAGGTGCTGGGAAACCTGCACCGGGAAACCTGGCCACGGGGAAGAGAAACCGCAGGTGAGGGTCGCAATCCCAGGTTTCCCGGAGCGGGAAACTCGCGGGAAACCCGCACCCCACCTTTCCCGCTTTCCCTCTCCCCTCTCTCTAGGAGAGGGAAGGCGGGAGAGGTGCCGAC
Proteins encoded:
- a CDS encoding calcium-binding protein; protein product: MAAQAQQVTCLNLTPTHIGTERNDTLVGTNGRDVMIGLGGNDTIRGLDGPDVICGDYGDSSTRPRPGRDTIYAGPSGAGAFDVDQVRGEERGDWLRGQEGRDELEGGSGGDEIHGGPGADDLNGLEGNDVMYGGPDDDMLRESNPNGGNDRLFGEYGNDQLEGGDHDDRLDGGPGTNTNDGGDGWDRCINPNRAMGALNCERP
- a CDS encoding DUF4760 domain-containing protein; translated protein: MSFAALISSIFLGIRQQRMSRQAYHVSAFLQLMSEFRDPAFHDDYNYVVSRLAKEHSSELGVFDLPDPARTAVIKIAYFFQNAVTFVAFGLLDERKVIAFLHVRLYSVWEAIAEYVEVERKRNATVGRYWLSRLETYAAAARSITADEALKQGFVAVKARGPDSGGGDPVKERT
- a CDS encoding helix-turn-helix domain-containing protein, producing MPYPPRPQLRPLPEFAGTAAPRPDPAVQARVERFVLDGYAGGRSLHELAELTDRSHSAVRNILDKHGVRRRPTGAEAMPASASARRDGHG
- a CDS encoding restriction endonuclease, encoding MAVPPFHRYLDPVLRATSDGNEHRVADLAAEAASVLGLTSDDMREVTPSAKRSRNLDRTYWAVTYLFQAGLLERPGRGAARISQRGADVLRSGAGPVSLDTLRQFDEFLEFKGRKREAGGDSTDNGSKVDDTLSESSPVDAMQALVDRANGSVAAELLARIVAQPPDFLERVVLKLLSALGYGGLQATTEHLGGPGDEGLDGVIRQDALGLDVVYVQAKRYAVDRKVGRPDIQAFVGALTGAQANRGVFITTSSFTPDARAYADRVGMRLVLIDGRELSRLMVDRNVGVSIEETYHLKRIDEDFFEA
- a CDS encoding recombinase family protein, which translates into the protein MREPYELELLLRVFEDVGAQHLLTSEGVLHARIRASIAAEEIRKRKARHKRKQEDIAKDGRWGSGFRPFGYSVEHRPGDRKASNFGHVLVIKEAKAALLCNAARRIIESGASAESIAQEWNADGVTTVTGRRWRGKSLRRIITAPSIAGRRVHHGEEVAALRAEAAALTRRLDQARDRLDRGVLDEEDYVATKWTIRAEQGVVQRKITSAARTSQLVQLASAADPVAAWRGLDLAARRAVIDALATVTLLPGRFGKFDPGTVRIEWRV
- a CDS encoding bifunctional DNA primase/polymerase, with amino-acid sequence MPSLAEKKDVMTVPRNSKVLHSGDLLNVRFPVPTAHDGYLHNALFYAACGLRVIPVRPGTKASHSGLLGTGWSLEEKASNDPEQITKWWTDEPFANIGIPQGRINQTGVIDHDRKHGERPRLQLAAHLRTVGVEVSRGIVVRTPFGEHEWYLLPRGGQSGTTCHPYVPGVDLQLDGTYVLAPPSQVRPSLYATASIDPKDGKPSRNRKVRDRERAETDAVWLPYLFTKPTTPVWMDTPQTTRTDGGVTFAEMFGNDPPALSADDLWRPTVADFLGALGGAVLPRALLADSLTRPGAGSASRDPFAARTAVPVEVYLQTGIPVEMNQDDELFRVAASCAGRGLTWEATFEVLRTIADRTPLKIADYPWDDGDLENKAQRAVYGKAARDKRDAEREAAEVARLTEIAKGWTL
- a CDS encoding AAA family ATPase, yielding MTATEPDIRAVLAQISAGIEATADEDEIEDVPPPKWPGGILQLQSSETVRLRPPPTYLVLDALPRGVVFQLVGPTDSFKSFVGLDLALSVANGIPWMGHGCTQRGRVVYIASEGSADLGVRIDAWLAAHPDEDDEDLAWSLEVGLNLLDDAVVAAIVDNLADANVDLVIFDTQQDHMIGGDENSAKDINRLVDALRKIQRATGAVVGIVHHTGWDDSRERGSSAQRGKFDVVLPVVRRTIACVKNKYGPRMEKLRFHMEPHEASIVPVLDVVPPTLSDLHTEVVADPIKALQDVAYDLVLNKPDFYNRSSLAKATGGRFVVAGQAVKEMVYPPPGGEVQLVEVKVPDVDKSGKPYQATRLRVRDDYDLKR